The sequence GCCATCTCACCGGAGTAGCGGCCGATGCCGGTGAGTTCAGGGGTGAAATTGAGTCCTAACAGGAGAAGTTTCACTAAACTCGAACGCTGGCAAATTTTAGGTCTGAGATTGCCTCAAGCGCGGCTTTACAGGGCGCGCAGGGCAACCAAAACAGATCATGCCTTCCGGCATCTCTGAAAAAACACTGCTTCGGGCGCCTATCAAAGCGCCTCTGCCAATTTTCACCCCCGGAGCGATAAATACGTCCGTGGCGATCCATGCCTGATCTTCTATTTTGATCTTATTCGCAATCATATCAAATGACACTTTCTTATAATCATGGGTTGCGGAGCAAAGATACGAGCGTTGGCTTATAACCACATCCCGGCCGATTTCAATCTCGCCAAGGCTGTAGATTTCAACGTGATCGCCAACCCATGAGCGATCACCGATCTTAACCTTCCAAGGATAAGTAACTCTTACAGAAGGGCGGATTAGAACCCTGTCCCCAATTTCCGCGCCAAAAAGCCTGAGCAGAAATCTGCGCCACCCGTACATGAATTGTGGCGACATTGCAAACAGCGTGGATTGCACGATCCACCAGATTTGCACATACCATCCAGGCCTGCCACGAAATCCAGAAGGCAGCCGGAACAATCCGAGATTCTGAAATTCAGGATGCATTACAGTTTTATTCCCACCCTATTACCCACATCTCTCGCCCCTGTAGTAAGATATTGATTTCTTTGGATAGGCGTTGACATGAGCTGGGCTGAACAAGAATTTTTTCCCTGGCGCTGGGCGATGCCCGCCTGAACCGGCGGCTGTGCCGGGTGATAGAAGCGATGGCAAGCGATCCGATGGCGAGCGTTCCCAACGTCTGCGGGGGTGGCTGGGCGGAGACCAAGGCGGCCTACCGGCTGCTGGACAATGCCAGGCTGGATTTTCGGGAGGTGTTGCGGGCCCACAGTGTGCCGACCCTGGAACGGATCCGGCAGCAGTCGCGGGTGCTGTGCCTGCAGGACACCACCGAGCTGGATTATTCCGGGCGGCCGTC comes from Methylomarinovum caldicuralii and encodes:
- a CDS encoding putative colanic acid biosynthesis acetyltransferase, whose protein sequence is MHPEFQNLGLFRLPSGFRGRPGWYVQIWWIVQSTLFAMSPQFMYGWRRFLLRLFGAEIGDRVLIRPSVRVTYPWKVKIGDRSWVGDHVEIYSLGEIEIGRDVVISQRSYLCSATHDYKKVSFDMIANKIKIEDQAWIATDVFIAPGVKIGRGALIGARSSVFSEMPEGMICFGCPARPVKPRLRQSQT